The proteins below come from a single Candidatus Tanganyikabacteria bacterium genomic window:
- a CDS encoding AAA family ATPase, whose product MAFVNREAELAFLRSVRERGGGLVVVYGKRRVGKTALVRQFTTDVPHVYFLADKAPESAQLQALSEQVGLLFEDEFVRTRGFGTWTDAFRYLAGKGRVVLVIDEFPYLIETNAAIPSIFQKGWDEYLQGSGVLLILLGSSIGMMETEVLGYRSPLFGRRTGQLLVTSLSFWDLREFCACPPEELMGRYAILGGMPAYWLRFDPHASLWANIAENVLQPEAYLYGEPEFILREELREPRNYFAILRAISLGKTRPGEIVNETGLDKNLVGKYLSVLTDLRIVRREVPVTEWSAEKSKRGVYLIDEPFFRFWFRFVFPNRSFLEERRPEYVLDHKIKPALDLFVSQAFEDVCRAYVRKGWLEGPHFEQVGRWWTKEAEIDVVALAEDAGTMLVGEAKWSAKPVGIAVLEGLERKAARVPWRAGRRQERYVLFSRGGFTRELRDRARREGVRLVDLADLVESTRPHG is encoded by the coding sequence ATGGCCTTCGTCAACCGAGAAGCCGAGCTGGCATTCCTGCGCTCAGTGCGCGAGCGTGGTGGCGGGCTGGTCGTCGTCTACGGCAAGCGTCGGGTCGGAAAGACGGCATTGGTCAGGCAGTTCACAACCGACGTGCCGCACGTCTATTTCCTGGCGGACAAGGCGCCGGAGTCCGCCCAGCTCCAGGCCCTGTCGGAGCAGGTGGGCCTGCTGTTCGAGGACGAGTTCGTGCGCACTCGTGGGTTCGGAACCTGGACAGACGCCTTTCGATACCTTGCCGGCAAGGGCAGGGTGGTCCTGGTCATCGACGAGTTCCCCTATCTCATCGAGACCAACGCCGCCATCCCCTCGATCTTCCAGAAGGGCTGGGACGAGTACCTCCAGGGTTCGGGAGTCCTCCTCATCCTGCTGGGCTCGAGCATCGGGATGATGGAGACGGAGGTACTGGGGTACCGATCGCCGCTCTTCGGGCGTCGTACCGGCCAGCTTCTCGTGACGTCGCTGTCGTTTTGGGACCTACGGGAGTTCTGCGCCTGCCCTCCCGAGGAGCTCATGGGCCGCTATGCGATCTTGGGCGGCATGCCCGCGTACTGGCTCCGCTTCGATCCCCATGCAAGTCTGTGGGCCAACATCGCGGAGAATGTCCTGCAGCCCGAGGCCTACCTCTATGGAGAACCCGAGTTCATCCTTCGCGAGGAGTTGCGAGAGCCCCGCAACTACTTCGCCATCCTCCGGGCCATATCCCTTGGCAAGACGCGTCCAGGAGAGATCGTCAACGAGACCGGGCTGGACAAGAACCTGGTCGGCAAGTACCTCTCGGTCTTGACCGATTTGCGCATCGTGAGGCGCGAAGTGCCCGTGACCGAGTGGTCTGCGGAAAAGAGCAAGCGCGGAGTCTACCTTATCGACGAGCCGTTCTTCCGGTTCTGGTTTCGTTTCGTGTTTCCCAACCGGAGCTTCCTCGAGGAGCGCAGGCCGGAGTACGTGCTGGACCACAAGATCAAGCCGGCCCTCGACCTCTTCGTCTCCCAAGCCTTCGAAGACGTGTGCCGGGCGTACGTGCGGAAGGGCTGGCTCGAAGGCCCGCACTTCGAGCAAGTGGGTCGCTGGTGGACGAAGGAAGCTGAGATCGACGTCGTGGCCCTGGCAGAAGACGCCGGTACGATGCTCGTGGGCGAGGCCAAGTGGAGCGCCAAGCCAGTGGGCATCGCTGTCCTCGAGGGCCTCGAGCGCAAGGCCGCCCGGGTCCCGTGGCGCGCCGGAAGGCGGCAGGAGCGATACGTGCTCTTCAGCCGCGGCGGTTTCACTCGCGAGCTGCGGGATCGCGCGCGACGCGAGGGTGTCCGGTTGGTGGACCTGGCCGACCTCGTCGAATCGACGCGTCCGCACGGTTGA
- a CDS encoding TIGR02710 family CRISPR-associated protein → MNPAAREVSLTGVRTPLLCERFAGLSDEAFEAARQEAIGALGPEQVKPRRSPSQGDVVYQEQVFPCELERVRRAAASRLQTGDDAVLDLLFVTVGAQPESPTLAIVATPARYVILLHTDEEWESANDVVGVLGLNATESRLLSLGDGKNPVRLYEIVFREWKERGRPDHVGVDLTGGLKTMSAAAAVAAFALPRARLFYIDARQPRMMGGPRWIDEERLEMENPFRVFGEIDRSAARELLRHGRYSAAAAAYHRIAARVRDKTPDLLRAKLAEGFDAIERLDFATGAALLEALDRDLAGLKATLPDDSVIGMRSAIGKNARGARSLALAASRVRAQENPDPAKDRDVLISAEGLELVAMVVESARRRFVDGSYDIAALLAYRAIELIGQRRLAMLGETDPSAMDWHGIAEKAGMDLADLVDRYNAKLKDARYRLPASAGDLPTEIGMAVCYTLLAVAFPADLTEGMDLKKLVGVGQARNRSLLAHGIQLLGQEAAKGILDMADKLLARLLTMEGLDEPSARALFERHRLALVTD, encoded by the coding sequence ATGAATCCCGCTGCGAGGGAGGTTTCGCTGACCGGCGTTCGCACTCCGTTGCTTTGCGAACGCTTTGCCGGCTTGAGCGACGAGGCCTTCGAAGCGGCGCGCCAGGAGGCGATCGGGGCCCTGGGTCCCGAGCAGGTGAAGCCACGCAGAAGTCCATCCCAAGGGGACGTTGTCTATCAGGAACAGGTCTTCCCGTGCGAACTCGAGCGCGTGCGGCGCGCTGCGGCAAGTCGCCTGCAAACTGGTGACGATGCCGTCCTCGACCTACTCTTCGTCACGGTGGGCGCGCAGCCGGAGTCCCCCACGCTCGCGATCGTGGCGACCCCCGCCCGGTATGTGATCCTCCTGCACACGGACGAGGAGTGGGAGTCCGCGAACGACGTGGTCGGGGTCCTTGGCCTGAATGCGACCGAATCGAGGCTCCTGTCTCTCGGTGATGGCAAGAACCCGGTTCGCCTGTACGAGATCGTCTTCCGGGAGTGGAAGGAGCGCGGCCGTCCGGACCACGTGGGCGTCGACCTGACCGGCGGCCTCAAGACGATGAGCGCGGCCGCGGCGGTCGCCGCCTTCGCGCTTCCGCGCGCCCGGCTCTTCTACATCGACGCCCGCCAGCCCCGCATGATGGGCGGCCCCCGCTGGATCGACGAAGAGCGACTCGAGATGGAGAACCCCTTTCGGGTCTTCGGCGAGATAGACCGATCCGCCGCTCGCGAACTCTTGAGACACGGTCGCTACTCGGCCGCGGCCGCCGCGTACCATCGGATAGCCGCGCGCGTACGCGACAAGACCCCGGACCTGCTGCGGGCCAAGCTTGCCGAGGGCTTCGATGCGATCGAGCGGCTCGACTTCGCCACCGGTGCCGCGCTACTCGAAGCGCTGGATCGGGATCTCGCTGGCTTGAAGGCCACGCTGCCGGACGATTCCGTGATAGGGATGCGAAGCGCCATCGGCAAGAACGCTCGGGGTGCGCGGAGTCTCGCGCTAGCCGCCTCGCGCGTGCGGGCCCAGGAGAACCCCGACCCGGCCAAGGACCGGGATGTCCTGATCTCGGCCGAAGGCCTGGAGCTCGTCGCCATGGTGGTCGAGTCCGCAAGACGTCGCTTCGTGGACGGGTCTTACGATATCGCCGCCCTGCTCGCCTATCGCGCCATCGAGCTGATCGGACAGCGGCGCCTGGCCATGCTGGGCGAGACCGACCCGAGCGCGATGGATTGGCACGGCATCGCCGAGAAGGCTGGCATGGACCTGGCAGACCTCGTCGATCGCTACAACGCCAAGCTCAAGGATGCCAGATACAGGCTTCCCGCCAGCGCCGGCGACTTGCCCACGGAGATCGGGATGGCGGTCTGCTACACGCTTCTCGCCGTCGCCTTCCCGGCCGATTTGACCGAGGGAATGGATCTCAAGAAGCTGGTAGGCGTGGGCCAGGCGCGCAATCGCAGCCTCCTGGCCCATGGCATCCAGCTCCTGGGCCAGGAAGCCGCCAAGGGGATCCTGGACATGGCAGACAAGCTCCTGGCGCGGTTGCTGACGATGGAAGGTCTGGACGAGCCGAGCGCTCGGGCCCTGTTCGAACGCCACCGTCTTGCACTCGTCACCGACTGA
- the cmr6 gene encoding type III-B CRISPR module RAMP protein Cmr6, with amino-acid sequence MRAALLQPARERVADHPGLAYDVWAPAEAGTGKVPDGQRPDWLGRLIRSAGHLGTEESGYPAFFRRWRQSFGEADVVIEIKARSRLLLGHGNPAATEVGLTLHHTWGVPIIPGSAIKGLLNHYVDASYGPSHPGAEPDRQPFGGVVWDEQSRRIVAGPGEQHRALFGGPAWDKDPFGAAGGIVFHDALWVPAPGGFLAPDVITVHQKAYYDKMGAAWPNDYTSPVPIGFLTVKPGQRFLLAISSREGGANLLEFAKTELLCALDEWGIGAKTSSGYGRLGRADAPAGGDGGARAIQVQLDPGRELLIAVNSLNPSNAASEVPKILDRAGAAKREWAEKIVAKLGRKWVAERRERFAWAGELMALLQAGERQ; translated from the coding sequence GTGAGGGCCGCCCTCCTGCAGCCGGCCAGGGAGCGCGTGGCGGACCACCCCGGGCTCGCCTACGATGTCTGGGCCCCGGCCGAGGCCGGGACCGGTAAGGTCCCCGACGGCCAGCGTCCTGACTGGCTGGGGCGGCTGATCCGCTCCGCCGGCCACCTGGGGACGGAGGAGTCCGGCTATCCGGCGTTCTTCCGGCGCTGGCGGCAAAGCTTCGGCGAAGCCGATGTCGTCATCGAGATCAAGGCCCGCTCGCGGCTGCTGCTCGGGCATGGCAATCCGGCGGCCACGGAGGTGGGCCTGACGCTGCACCACACCTGGGGGGTCCCGATCATCCCGGGTTCGGCCATCAAGGGGCTCCTCAACCACTACGTCGACGCTTCCTACGGCCCCTCTCATCCCGGCGCCGAGCCCGATCGCCAGCCGTTTGGCGGTGTCGTCTGGGACGAACAGAGCCGCCGCATCGTGGCAGGCCCGGGCGAGCAGCATCGAGCCCTGTTCGGTGGCCCGGCCTGGGACAAGGATCCTTTCGGGGCGGCCGGCGGCATTGTCTTTCACGACGCCCTCTGGGTTCCCGCGCCCGGCGGCTTCCTCGCTCCCGATGTCATCACGGTCCACCAGAAGGCGTACTACGACAAAATGGGGGCGGCCTGGCCCAACGACTACACCTCGCCAGTGCCGATAGGCTTCCTCACGGTGAAGCCGGGCCAGCGGTTCCTCCTCGCGATCTCGTCACGGGAGGGGGGCGCCAATCTGCTCGAGTTCGCAAAGACCGAGCTGCTTTGCGCACTCGACGAATGGGGGATCGGCGCCAAGACCAGCTCCGGCTACGGTCGCCTGGGCCGCGCCGACGCCCCGGCCGGCGGAGACGGCGGCGCCAGGGCCATCCAGGTCCAGCTCGATCCCGGCCGGGAGCTGCTGATCGCGGTCAACAGCCTGAATCCGTCAAACGCGGCAAGCGAGGTGCCCAAGATCCTTGACCGGGCCGGGGCGGCAAAGCGCGAGTGGGCCGAGAAAATCGTCGCCAAGCTCGGGCGCAAGTGGGTGGCCGAACGGCGTGAGCGCTTCGCCTGGGCGGGCGAGCTGATGGCCTTGCTACAGGCCGGCGAAAGGCAATGA
- a CDS encoding type III-B CRISPR module-associated protein Cmr5, translating into MNRDQERARHAYQAAAQAKSELKDKFEDYKGAVKDLGADILRNGLAAAVSTLERDKSRQEVRLVFRDLASAGIPHFEECTGESLPSRIRELETAHYMLATRETLKFVVWLKRAVEAKGDQK; encoded by the coding sequence ATGAATCGCGATCAGGAGCGGGCCCGCCACGCCTATCAGGCCGCGGCGCAGGCAAAGTCGGAGCTCAAGGACAAGTTCGAAGACTACAAAGGTGCCGTCAAGGACCTCGGCGCGGACATCTTGCGAAACGGCCTGGCGGCTGCCGTCTCCACGCTCGAGCGGGACAAGAGCCGCCAGGAAGTCCGCCTGGTGTTCCGCGATCTGGCCAGCGCCGGCATTCCGCACTTTGAGGAATGCACCGGCGAATCCCTCCCGAGCCGCATCCGGGAGCTGGAGACCGCCCACTACATGCTCGCGACCCGCGAGACCTTGAAGTTCGTTGTCTGGCTCAAGCGGGCCGTCGAGGCGAAGGGGGACCAGAAGTGA
- the cmr4 gene encoding type III-B CRISPR module RAMP protein Cmr4 gives MQTQPYLLQALSPLHAGTGQALDIIDLPIARMRATGIPIVPGSSIKGVLRDARRSGNGGAPPKDALLAVFGPEQTDDTSAHAGALVVGDAHLLALPVRSFRGTVAWVTCPLLLELARRDLRGVAGLPGSFSLPSGNCARVAEGSLNLHTVGQGTKVYFEDLDLPAGADAAATEWARFLAGLLFADGGERQVFEKRFAVVDDETMTFLWETATQVDTRVRLDPKTRTVAKGALWTEESLPAETVLLGLIAADRSRKPGQEDLKPAGVLKVALPGEETLQFGGKATVGRGRCRMVPISLN, from the coding sequence ATGCAGACCCAACCATACTTGCTCCAGGCGCTCTCGCCGTTGCACGCCGGGACGGGCCAGGCGCTCGACATCATCGACCTGCCTATCGCCCGGATGCGGGCCACGGGAATTCCAATCGTCCCGGGCTCGTCCATCAAGGGCGTCCTGCGAGACGCCCGCCGAAGCGGCAACGGCGGCGCTCCCCCCAAGGATGCCCTGCTCGCGGTCTTCGGGCCCGAGCAAACCGATGACACCAGTGCGCATGCCGGCGCCCTGGTCGTCGGCGACGCCCACCTGCTGGCGTTGCCCGTGAGGAGCTTCCGGGGAACCGTGGCCTGGGTGACGTGCCCATTGCTCCTGGAACTGGCGCGCCGGGATCTGCGAGGCGTTGCGGGCTTGCCTGGCTCTTTCTCGCTTCCCTCGGGGAACTGCGCCCGCGTGGCCGAAGGCTCGCTCAACTTGCACACCGTCGGACAAGGCACAAAGGTGTACTTCGAGGATCTCGACCTGCCGGCCGGGGCGGACGCCGCCGCGACCGAATGGGCGCGATTCCTCGCGGGCCTCCTCTTCGCCGATGGCGGCGAGCGGCAGGTCTTCGAGAAGCGGTTTGCCGTGGTCGACGACGAGACGATGACCTTCCTCTGGGAGACCGCCACCCAGGTGGACACGCGGGTGAGGCTGGATCCGAAGACGCGCACGGTGGCCAAGGGGGCGCTCTGGACCGAGGAGAGCCTGCCTGCCGAGACGGTGCTGCTCGGGCTGATCGCGGCCGACCGGAGCCGGAAGCCGGGCCAGGAGGATCTCAAGCCGGCTGGTGTCCTCAAGGTCGCCTTGCCCGGCGAGGAGACCCTACAGTTTGGCGGCAAGGCGACGGTGGGTCGGGGGCGCTGCCGCATGGTGCCCATCTCGCTCAACTGA
- a CDS encoding CRISPR-associated protein Crm3, whose protein sequence is MPSATLTLEPRDGFHFKDGRGWHSEVASHARAVDWPFPPTLLGALRTAWGRANEGEQTFTRDDWLSRTKPICLGANLPLRRRIGEAWRAGHRMWPRPADAWRPEGTSAATRLEPKPEDVAGQSLYSADDNPADRLWFASPDSQVKAAELPLWWTDAEWLAWLRGQAVEWPDERDLLSELPARRLPRRVQVHVGIDPETLTGRDGSLFSADVCETLHKARGDGRIAWYEWGIALEADTPESAAPLDGLPFTLGGDSRLARCLEGPQGVFAPPADFGPAAGGLRLFVVTPVWFEGGWLPDGFGAGGGGVLEGTLPGVAGRMILRAALVNRPLNLSGWDLVARGPKNTRRLVPPGAVYFFQKASGEAFTPQELAALWLAGWGQDTGSGLGRVVAGRWDPGD, encoded by the coding sequence ATGCCTAGCGCGACGCTGACCCTCGAGCCGAGAGACGGCTTTCACTTCAAGGACGGGCGCGGCTGGCATTCGGAGGTGGCCTCCCATGCCCGTGCGGTGGACTGGCCCTTTCCCCCGACGCTGCTGGGGGCCCTCCGCACTGCCTGGGGACGCGCCAACGAGGGCGAGCAGACCTTCACGCGCGACGATTGGCTGAGCAGGACCAAGCCCATATGCCTGGGCGCCAATCTGCCCTTGCGCCGTCGGATCGGGGAGGCGTGGCGGGCGGGGCATCGCATGTGGCCGCGGCCGGCCGACGCCTGGCGCCCGGAAGGGACGTCCGCCGCCACACGCCTCGAACCGAAGCCTGAAGACGTCGCGGGCCAATCGCTCTACTCGGCGGACGACAACCCCGCCGACCGCCTATGGTTCGCTTCTCCCGACAGCCAGGTCAAGGCTGCCGAGCTGCCGCTGTGGTGGACGGATGCTGAATGGTTGGCATGGCTGAGGGGCCAGGCGGTCGAGTGGCCGGATGAACGCGACCTGCTCTCGGAACTGCCCGCCAGGAGGCTCCCGCGGCGGGTGCAGGTGCATGTCGGCATCGATCCCGAGACCCTGACCGGCCGGGACGGCAGCCTCTTCTCGGCCGACGTCTGCGAGACGCTGCACAAGGCCCGCGGGGACGGGCGAATCGCCTGGTACGAGTGGGGAATCGCCCTGGAAGCCGACACGCCCGAGAGCGCCGCGCCCCTTGACGGGCTTCCTTTCACGCTGGGAGGAGATTCGCGCCTGGCGCGATGCCTGGAGGGCCCACAGGGCGTCTTCGCGCCCCCCGCCGACTTCGGGCCGGCGGCCGGCGGGCTCCGTCTGTTCGTGGTGACGCCTGTTTGGTTCGAGGGCGGCTGGCTGCCGGACGGTTTCGGTGCCGGCGGCGGCGGCGTTCTCGAAGGCACCCTGCCAGGCGTCGCGGGACGCATGATCCTGCGGGCGGCCCTGGTCAACCGGCCCCTCAATCTGTCGGGCTGGGACCTTGTCGCACGGGGGCCCAAGAACACGCGCCGGCTGGTTCCTCCCGGTGCGGTCTACTTCTTTCAGAAGGCCTCGGGCGAAGCATTTACGCCGCAGGAGCTTGCGGCCCTCTGGCTCGCGGGCTGGGGCCAGGACACGGGCAGCGGGCTCGGGAGAGTCGTCGCGGGACGCTGGGACCCGGGCGACTGA
- the cas10 gene encoding type III-B CRISPR-associated protein Cas10/Cmr2 produces MNATYFLVTLGPVQEFIAQARRTRDLWFGSHLLGELSRAAARAVADAGGELIFPALEKGHPELEPADGPFRPGGAPALSIANRIVAVLPDGCDPSALAKECRKAVTKRLEDVAARVEKRCADLLAPESAEIWREQLDTLVEFLAAWAPVGDAPDGYRQAREHVERRLAGRKGLRDFASWSRQGAGRLKSSLDGGRSTVLEKPDQRPAELVRRFRINAGEQLDAIGLLKRAGGEPEHFVPLANVALGPWISKAAEAAPAAFQAVRTACGGGVFTQIGSALAAVKAFPFDAQVFLPDRWKSLLSEIGLPREWGETHVQPLLAMMKTPSPYLACLVADGDKMGAAISELSDPERHRDLSRQLALFATKAREIVAEWDGILVYAGGDDVLAFLPLHSAAPCAERLHKAFAEMMAPLGLSRAPTLSVGLGIGHLLVPMGELLALGRRAERLAKDSGRNRLAVVADKRSGGEVQWSRGWHDDPSGLLAAAKTALAGDLSHKKVYEIARAISRMPEPAELSSGNEASWCDVLLGETRRILARTEARGVLEPAQVGLDLSGASYSEYRQRIDDWVSLMMIARLIAHAEASAEPRAGSEKELVDA; encoded by the coding sequence ATGAACGCTACGTACTTCCTCGTCACGCTCGGGCCGGTCCAGGAGTTCATCGCCCAGGCGAGGCGGACGCGGGACCTCTGGTTTGGCAGCCACCTGCTCGGGGAGCTTTCCCGGGCGGCGGCCCGGGCGGTGGCCGACGCCGGCGGAGAGCTGATCTTTCCCGCGCTCGAAAAGGGGCATCCCGAGCTGGAACCCGCCGACGGCCCGTTTCGGCCAGGCGGAGCCCCGGCACTGAGTATCGCCAACCGCATCGTCGCCGTTCTTCCCGACGGCTGCGACCCGTCCGCGCTGGCCAAGGAATGCCGGAAAGCCGTGACCAAGAGATTGGAGGACGTGGCCGCACGGGTCGAGAAGCGGTGCGCCGACCTGCTGGCGCCCGAGAGCGCCGAGATCTGGCGCGAGCAACTCGACACCCTCGTGGAATTCCTCGCGGCCTGGGCGCCGGTTGGCGACGCGCCAGACGGTTACCGCCAGGCGCGCGAGCATGTCGAGCGGCGCCTGGCGGGGCGAAAGGGCCTGCGCGATTTCGCCTCCTGGAGCCGGCAGGGCGCCGGCCGACTGAAGTCCAGCCTTGACGGGGGCCGGTCCACGGTCCTCGAGAAGCCCGACCAGCGCCCCGCCGAGCTGGTGAGGAGGTTCCGGATAAACGCCGGCGAGCAGCTCGATGCCATCGGCCTGCTCAAGCGCGCCGGCGGGGAGCCCGAGCACTTCGTCCCCCTGGCCAACGTCGCGCTCGGCCCGTGGATCTCGAAGGCGGCCGAGGCGGCACCGGCAGCCTTCCAGGCCGTGCGCACGGCTTGCGGGGGCGGAGTCTTCACGCAGATCGGCAGCGCCCTGGCGGCCGTCAAGGCCTTCCCGTTCGACGCCCAGGTGTTCCTGCCCGACCGCTGGAAGTCTCTGCTATCCGAAATCGGGCTGCCCCGCGAATGGGGAGAGACGCACGTCCAGCCCCTTTTAGCCATGATGAAGACCCCCTCGCCCTATCTCGCCTGCCTCGTCGCCGATGGCGACAAGATGGGAGCCGCGATCTCGGAGCTCTCCGATCCCGAGCGGCATCGGGACCTGTCCCGCCAGCTCGCCTTGTTCGCCACCAAGGCGCGGGAAATCGTGGCCGAGTGGGACGGCATCCTGGTGTATGCGGGGGGCGATGACGTGCTCGCCTTCTTGCCCCTGCATTCCGCGGCACCTTGCGCCGAGCGCCTGCACAAGGCCTTCGCCGAGATGATGGCTCCGCTCGGGCTCTCGAGGGCCCCCACGCTCTCGGTCGGACTCGGCATCGGCCACCTCCTCGTGCCGATGGGCGAACTCCTGGCCCTCGGCCGCCGGGCAGAACGCCTGGCCAAGGACTCCGGACGAAACCGCCTGGCGGTCGTGGCCGACAAGCGCTCTGGCGGCGAGGTGCAATGGAGCCGGGGCTGGCACGACGATCCTTCTGGCCTGCTCGCCGCGGCCAAGACGGCCCTTGCGGGCGATCTATCCCACAAGAAGGTCTACGAGATCGCGCGAGCGATCTCCCGCATGCCCGAACCTGCCGAACTCTCTTCCGGCAATGAAGCGAGCTGGTGCGACGTCCTGCTGGGCGAGACGCGGCGCATTCTCGCCCGCACCGAAGCCAGGGGCGTCCTGGAACCCGCGCAAGTCGGCCTCGACCTGTCCGGCGCAAGCTACAGCGAGTACCGGCAACGAATCGACGACTGGGTCAGCCTGATGATGATCGCCCGGTTGATCGCCCATGCGGAAGCCTCGGCCGAGCCGCGGGCCGGGTCAGAGAAGGAGCTTGTCGATGCCTAG
- a CDS encoding CRISPR-associated protein Cmr1, producing the protein MSQVLTLPQKRKRSARGGEEQVEIVVHLEVVTPILGGATAPRTVDEIDVIRVPTIRGHLRFWWRAMERQKHETSADLFAAESALWGRAADPKGGRSAVELTVAVEDKGDIDDDDIRLYPKGGQPATQGAYAVWPARAETRENKPTAPRRAPGTRFRLKATCPKAHASEVRAAIAAWILFGGYGGRTRRGLGSLAVDVAAEREAWLPKALTRAEFERVFGRDVLKADAAAAPADIPVLSGASLHGGLPVADPEAAWTTALAWLRDFRQKDGAGDGFAREPGADNRRPGRSNWPESDKVRQLAGSGPWAHKPRHNATPVWPRAGFGLPIIGQFQGRDRTGQPYRDNEPRPFTLVWKKGSAGHDRLASPLIVKAIPLADGRFVPAALWLNRGYPDGGKVGLQEGAPISGSGPALKRGSEAAFDDLVAPGDKPLSKWLAAGAGAPQGQRLRTAFCAWLAEVKQVKEVR; encoded by the coding sequence ATGTCGCAAGTCCTGACACTGCCGCAGAAAAGGAAGCGCTCGGCTCGGGGCGGCGAGGAGCAGGTGGAGATCGTGGTCCACCTCGAGGTCGTCACGCCCATCCTGGGAGGCGCGACGGCGCCGCGCACGGTGGATGAGATCGACGTCATCCGCGTCCCGACCATCCGGGGTCACCTCCGGTTCTGGTGGCGGGCCATGGAGCGGCAGAAGCACGAGACCAGCGCCGACCTCTTCGCCGCCGAGTCGGCTCTCTGGGGGCGAGCGGCCGATCCCAAGGGCGGGCGCTCGGCGGTGGAGCTCACGGTCGCCGTGGAAGACAAGGGTGATATCGACGACGACGACATTCGCCTCTACCCCAAGGGCGGCCAGCCGGCGACGCAGGGGGCCTACGCGGTCTGGCCGGCTCGGGCCGAGACGAGGGAAAACAAGCCCACGGCGCCTCGGCGCGCTCCCGGCACGCGGTTCCGCCTCAAGGCGACCTGCCCGAAGGCGCATGCGTCGGAGGTCCGCGCCGCCATCGCCGCATGGATCCTTTTCGGCGGATACGGCGGCCGCACCCGTCGAGGGCTGGGGAGTCTGGCCGTAGACGTCGCCGCCGAGCGGGAGGCCTGGTTGCCCAAGGCGCTGACGCGCGCCGAATTCGAGCGGGTGTTCGGGCGGGACGTGCTGAAAGCCGACGCCGCCGCAGCCCCCGCCGACATTCCCGTTCTCTCGGGGGCGAGCCTCCATGGCGGTCTGCCCGTCGCCGATCCCGAGGCGGCGTGGACGACGGCGTTGGCCTGGCTGCGTGATTTCCGGCAGAAGGATGGCGCCGGCGACGGGTTTGCTCGCGAACCGGGTGCCGACAACCGGCGGCCGGGGCGTTCCAACTGGCCCGAGAGCGACAAGGTCAGACAGCTCGCCGGCTCCGGGCCCTGGGCCCATAAGCCGCGACACAACGCCACGCCCGTCTGGCCCCGGGCCGGCTTCGGCCTTCCCATCATCGGGCAGTTTCAGGGCAGGGATCGGACGGGCCAGCCCTACCGCGACAACGAGCCCCGGCCATTCACCCTCGTCTGGAAGAAGGGGAGCGCCGGCCACGACCGCCTGGCCAGTCCGCTCATCGTGAAGGCGATCCCCCTGGCCGACGGCCGGTTCGTGCCCGCGGCGCTCTGGCTGAATCGCGGCTATCCCGACGGCGGCAAGGTGGGCCTCCAGGAGGGCGCACCCATCTCGGGATCCGGGCCGGCGCTCAAGCGGGGGTCGGAAGCGGCCTTCGACGACCTGGTGGCCCCGGGGGACAAGCCGCTGTCGAAGTGGCTCGCCGCCGGCGCAGGCGCCCCGCAGGGCCAGCGGCTGCGAACGGCGTTCTGCGCCTGGCTGGCCGAGGTCAAGCAGGTCAAGGAGGTGCGCTGA